A stretch of the Chitiniphilus purpureus genome encodes the following:
- the murD gene encoding UDP-N-acetylmuramoyl-L-alanine--D-glutamate ligase, whose protein sequence is MASSSTGSLALNGRHVVVVGLGETGLSAARWLAGRGARITVADSRAAPPNLDALRTAVPQAQLRLGPFTVQTFADADLLVVSPGVPLATPALADTVRRGVPVAGDVELFARVLAGSGARVIAITGSNGKSTVTSMVGRMCEAAGLKTVVAGNIGLPVLDALTETPDADVYVLELSSFQLETTFSLVPDAATVLNVTEDHLDRYPGMPEYAAAKARIFQGQGTMVLNREDSHCRGMVRPGRKVVWFGQDAPRRADEYGLVTQDGETTLRLGERSLMPAGVLPLAGLHNAVNALSAIALCRAIGLPFEPLLAALAAFKGLPHRVEFVADVAGVTYYDDSKGTNVGATEAALKGMARPVVLIAGGDGKGQDFAPLRSACARICRAVLLIGRDAPALAQALDGVQSEPAQETLPVLRLPTLEAAVAEAARLARPGDVVLLSPACASLDMFRNYHHRAEVFIDAVRALGQPSP, encoded by the coding sequence GTGGCGTCTAGTTCCACAGGATCGCTGGCGTTGAACGGCCGGCATGTGGTGGTGGTGGGCCTGGGCGAGACGGGCCTGTCGGCTGCGCGCTGGCTCGCGGGGCGCGGCGCGCGGATCACCGTGGCCGACAGCCGCGCCGCGCCGCCCAACCTGGATGCGCTGCGTACCGCAGTGCCGCAGGCACAACTGCGGCTGGGGCCGTTCACGGTGCAGACCTTCGCCGACGCCGACCTGCTGGTGGTCAGCCCCGGCGTGCCGCTCGCCACGCCGGCGCTTGCCGACACCGTGCGCCGCGGCGTGCCCGTGGCGGGCGACGTGGAACTGTTCGCGCGTGTGCTCGCGGGCAGCGGCGCGCGCGTGATCGCCATCACCGGGTCCAACGGCAAGTCCACCGTCACCAGCATGGTGGGCCGGATGTGCGAGGCGGCCGGCCTCAAGACCGTGGTCGCCGGCAACATCGGGCTGCCGGTGCTCGACGCGCTGACCGAAACGCCAGACGCCGACGTATACGTGTTGGAACTGTCCAGCTTCCAGCTCGAAACCACCTTCAGCCTGGTGCCCGATGCCGCCACGGTGCTCAACGTCACCGAGGACCATCTGGACCGCTATCCCGGCATGCCCGAATACGCCGCCGCCAAGGCCCGCATCTTCCAGGGGCAGGGCACCATGGTGCTCAACCGCGAGGATAGCCATTGCCGCGGCATGGTGCGCCCCGGGCGCAAGGTGGTGTGGTTCGGCCAGGATGCGCCGCGCCGCGCCGACGAATACGGCCTGGTGACGCAGGATGGCGAAACGACGCTGCGGCTGGGCGAGCGCAGCCTGATGCCGGCCGGCGTCTTGCCGCTGGCGGGGCTGCACAACGCGGTCAACGCGTTGTCGGCCATCGCATTGTGCCGCGCGATCGGCCTGCCCTTTGAACCGCTCCTGGCGGCACTGGCGGCATTCAAGGGGTTGCCGCATCGCGTCGAGTTCGTGGCGGACGTGGCAGGGGTGACCTATTACGACGACTCCAAGGGCACCAACGTCGGCGCGACCGAGGCCGCGCTCAAAGGCATGGCCCGGCCGGTGGTGCTGATCGCCGGCGGCGACGGCAAGGGCCAGGATTTCGCTCCGCTCAGGTCTGCCTGCGCGCGCATCTGCCGCGCGGTGCTGCTGATCGGCCGCGACGCACCGGCGTTGGCCCAGGCGCTGGACGGCGTGCAGTCGGAGCCGGCACAGGAGACGCTGCCGGTGCTGCGGCTGCCCACGCTCGAAGCCGCGGTGGCCGAGGCCGCGCGGTTGGCGCGACCGGGCGACGTGGTGCTGCTCAGCCCGGCCTGCGCCAGCCTGGATATGTTCCGCAACTACCATCACCGCGCCGAAGTGTTCATCGATGCGGTACGCGCGCTGGGGCAACCGTCCCCATGA
- the mraY gene encoding phospho-N-acetylmuramoyl-pentapeptide-transferase, producing the protein MLLWLFEWLGESVRAFNVFSYLTLRAVLATMTALGISWLLGPWVIQKLTALKVGQAVRNDGPQTHLVKAGTPTMGGTLILLAIALTTLLWGDLGNKYVWLTLVVTLATGIIGFVDDYKKVALRNPKGLSARAKMFWQSLIAIGAGLFLVNVGQLPSQTGFIVPFYKEILYPFGAVGFCVLTYCVIVGTSNAVNLTDGLDGLAIMPTVFVSGAFCVFAYVAGNAVFSRYLGVPHVPGAGELVIFCAAMAGAGLGFLWFNAYPAEVFMGDVGALALGAGLGTVAVVVRQEIVLFIMGGVFVVEALSVMIQVASFKMTGKRVFRMAPLHHHYELKGWKETQVVVRFWIITMLLVLAGLATLKLR; encoded by the coding sequence ATGCTGCTATGGCTTTTCGAATGGCTGGGTGAATCGGTCCGCGCGTTCAACGTGTTCAGCTACCTGACGCTGCGGGCGGTGCTGGCCACCATGACCGCGCTCGGCATTTCATGGCTGCTGGGCCCCTGGGTGATCCAGAAGCTCACTGCGCTCAAGGTGGGGCAGGCGGTGCGCAACGACGGTCCGCAGACCCACCTGGTCAAGGCGGGCACCCCGACCATGGGTGGCACGCTGATCCTGCTGGCGATCGCACTGACCACGCTGCTGTGGGGCGATCTGGGCAACAAATATGTCTGGCTCACGCTGGTGGTCACGCTGGCCACCGGCATCATCGGCTTCGTCGACGATTACAAGAAGGTGGCGCTCAGGAACCCCAAGGGGCTGTCGGCGCGCGCCAAGATGTTCTGGCAATCGCTGATCGCGATCGGTGCGGGCCTCTTTCTGGTGAATGTGGGCCAGCTGCCGTCGCAGACCGGCTTCATCGTGCCGTTCTACAAGGAAATCCTCTATCCGTTCGGCGCGGTCGGCTTTTGCGTGCTGACCTACTGCGTGATCGTCGGCACTAGCAATGCCGTCAACCTGACCGATGGCCTCGACGGCCTGGCCATCATGCCCACCGTGTTCGTCTCCGGCGCGTTCTGTGTGTTTGCCTACGTGGCCGGCAATGCCGTGTTCTCGCGCTACCTGGGGGTGCCGCATGTGCCGGGCGCCGGGGAGCTGGTGATCTTCTGCGCGGCGATGGCCGGTGCCGGATTGGGTTTCCTGTGGTTCAACGCCTACCCGGCCGAAGTGTTCATGGGCGACGTGGGCGCGCTCGCGCTGGGCGCGGGCCTTGGCACCGTGGCGGTGGTGGTCCGCCAGGAAATCGTGCTGTTCATCATGGGCGGCGTGTTCGTGGTCGAAGCGCTGTCGGTGATGATCCAGGTCGCCAGCTTCAAGATGACCGGCAAGCGCGTATTCCGGATGGCACCGCTGCACCATCACTACGAATTGAAGGGCTGGAAGGAGACCCAGGTGGTGGTGCGCTTCTGGATCATCACCATGCTGCTGGTACTGGCCGGCCTGGCCACGTTGAAACTGCGCTGA
- a CDS encoding UDP-N-acetylmuramoyl-tripeptide--D-alanyl-D-alanine ligase: MMLTLRETALALEGQLTGDAELAFLRVTTDSRDVQPGDLFVALQGERFDGHDFVAGALADGAVAALVARPTGALAEVVVPDTQVALTRLAAYWRNKLDPTVIAVTGSNGKTTVKEMIAKVLAAHTGPDAVLATRGNLNNHIGVPLTLLSLRAAHRYAVVEMGMNHFGEIAALTALARPDIALVNNAGAAHLEALGSVEGVARAKGEIFGGLAADGIAIINADDAYAELWSRLAAGRKQITFGINAAEISARDIAHAAHESRFILDAPLDDAPVTLPAPGLHNVRNALAAAAVGYALRMPIAVIAQALGSYAGVNGRLQSKAAFNGARLIDDTYNANPDSMKAAIDVLTAAPGPTLLVLGDIGEVGEQAALLHAEVGAYARQRGVDALFTLGVQMRHAAAAFGEAQHFDDLQALVQAVRAALPPHGTVLVKGSRFMRMERVVAALAEGS; this comes from the coding sequence ATGATGTTGACGCTACGCGAGACCGCGCTGGCGCTGGAAGGGCAATTGACCGGCGATGCCGAGCTGGCCTTTCTACGGGTGACCACCGACAGCCGCGACGTGCAACCGGGGGATCTGTTCGTGGCGCTGCAGGGCGAGCGCTTCGACGGACACGATTTCGTCGCCGGCGCGCTGGCCGACGGCGCGGTCGCGGCGCTGGTGGCACGGCCCACCGGCGCTCTGGCCGAAGTGGTGGTGCCCGACACCCAGGTGGCGCTGACCCGGCTGGCCGCCTACTGGCGCAACAAGCTCGATCCCACGGTGATCGCCGTCACCGGCAGCAACGGCAAGACCACCGTCAAGGAAATGATCGCCAAGGTGCTCGCCGCACACACCGGGCCCGACGCGGTGCTCGCGACGCGCGGCAACCTGAACAACCACATCGGCGTGCCGCTCACGCTGCTGTCGCTGCGCGCCGCGCATCGCTACGCCGTCGTTGAGATGGGCATGAACCATTTCGGCGAGATCGCCGCGCTGACCGCGCTGGCCCGTCCGGACATCGCGCTGGTCAACAACGCCGGCGCTGCCCACCTGGAGGCGCTCGGTTCAGTCGAAGGCGTGGCCCGTGCCAAGGGCGAGATCTTCGGCGGGCTTGCCGCTGACGGGATTGCCATCATCAATGCCGACGATGCCTACGCCGAGCTGTGGAGCCGGCTTGCCGCCGGGCGCAAGCAGATCACCTTCGGCATCAACGCCGCCGAGATCAGCGCGCGCGACATCGCGCATGCGGCCCACGAGAGCCGCTTCATCCTGGATGCGCCGCTCGATGACGCGCCGGTCACGCTGCCCGCGCCCGGTCTGCACAACGTACGCAACGCATTGGCGGCGGCGGCGGTGGGGTATGCGCTGCGCATGCCGATCGCCGTGATCGCCCAGGCCTTGGGCAGCTATGCCGGGGTGAACGGCCGGTTGCAGAGCAAGGCGGCGTTCAACGGTGCGCGGCTGATCGACGACACCTACAACGCCAATCCCGATTCGATGAAGGCTGCGATCGACGTGCTGACCGCAGCGCCCGGCCCCACGCTCTTGGTGCTGGGCGATATCGGCGAGGTGGGCGAGCAGGCCGCGCTGCTGCACGCCGAGGTGGGTGCCTATGCGCGACAGCGGGGCGTGGACGCGCTGTTCACGCTGGGGGTGCAGATGCGCCATGCGGCCGCGGCGTTCGGCGAGGCACAGCATTTTGACGACCTGCAGGCGCTGGTGCAGGCGGTGCGCGCAGCGCTGCCGCCCCACGGCACCGTGCTGGTCAAGGGTTCGCGCTTCATGCGCATGGAGCGCGTGGTGGCGGCGCTGGCGGAAGGAAGCTGA
- a CDS encoding UDP-N-acetylmuramoyl-L-alanyl-D-glutamate--2,6-diaminopimelate ligase codes for MKPANWPLPALDLAALDLLAAGRHVVSDSRKVKRGDVFLAFQGEEADGRDHIGAAIANGAGAVVWEAEGYDWNPAWAVPNLPIAQLRAQAGIVAARLMGDPSAEMTVLGVTGTNGKTSIANWLAQALTGLERKVGVLGTLGNGIYPSLLPSSHTTLDPVALQGWLAGFRDTGVGTVAMEVSSHGLAQARTHGVAFDVAIFTNLTRDHLDYHGTLEAYGAEKARLFVWEGLQAAVINADDLFGAQLLRETTAPRVLSYGLQAGDVRAQRLDASLAGLRLAVTTPMGATVLHSSLVGRFNAYNLLACLAALLAIDVPLATAAQALSKVAAAPGRMQRLGGGPRQPLVVVDYAHTPDALEKTLSTLREAMAGGGRLFCVFGCGGDRDRGKRPLMGKVACDLADTVVITSDNPRSESPQQIIDDIVAGVEGATGSGDADYSVESDRGEAIAHTIELAQPGDVVLIAGKGHENYQEINGVRHPFDDVEAARAVLARKER; via the coding sequence ATGAAGCCTGCGAACTGGCCCCTGCCCGCGCTCGATCTGGCCGCACTCGATCTGCTGGCCGCAGGGCGCCACGTGGTGTCCGACAGCCGCAAGGTGAAGCGCGGCGACGTGTTCCTCGCGTTCCAGGGTGAAGAGGCCGACGGCCGCGACCATATCGGGGCGGCCATCGCCAACGGTGCCGGCGCCGTGGTCTGGGAGGCCGAAGGATACGACTGGAATCCGGCGTGGGCGGTGCCCAACCTCCCCATTGCGCAGCTGCGCGCCCAGGCTGGCATCGTCGCCGCGCGGCTGATGGGCGATCCGTCCGCCGAAATGACCGTGCTCGGTGTGACCGGCACCAACGGCAAGACCTCGATCGCCAACTGGCTGGCGCAGGCGCTGACCGGGCTGGAGCGCAAGGTCGGGGTGCTCGGCACGCTGGGCAACGGCATCTATCCGTCGTTGCTGCCCTCCAGCCACACCACGCTCGATCCGGTGGCGCTGCAAGGCTGGCTGGCCGGCTTTCGCGACACCGGGGTCGGCACGGTGGCAATGGAAGTGTCGTCGCACGGACTGGCCCAGGCGCGCACCCACGGGGTGGCGTTCGACGTGGCGATCTTCACCAACCTGACGCGCGATCACCTGGATTACCACGGCACGCTCGAAGCCTATGGCGCCGAAAAGGCGCGGCTGTTCGTCTGGGAAGGATTGCAGGCGGCGGTGATCAACGCCGACGACCTGTTCGGCGCCCAGCTGCTGCGCGAGACCACCGCGCCGCGCGTACTCAGCTATGGCCTGCAGGCCGGTGACGTGCGCGCCCAACGCCTCGACGCCTCGCTGGCCGGGCTGCGGCTGGCAGTGACCACACCGATGGGCGCGACCGTGCTGCATTCGTCGCTGGTGGGCCGCTTCAACGCCTACAACCTGCTCGCCTGCCTGGCCGCGCTGCTGGCGATCGACGTGCCGCTGGCGACCGCTGCCCAGGCGCTGTCCAAGGTGGCGGCGGCACCGGGGCGCATGCAACGGCTCGGGGGTGGGCCCCGGCAGCCACTGGTCGTGGTCGACTACGCCCACACGCCCGATGCACTGGAAAAGACGCTGTCCACCTTGCGCGAGGCGATGGCCGGCGGCGGCCGGCTGTTCTGCGTATTCGGCTGCGGTGGCGACCGTGACCGCGGCAAGCGCCCGCTGATGGGCAAGGTCGCCTGCGATCTGGCCGACACGGTGGTGATCACCAGCGACAACCCGCGCAGCGAAAGCCCGCAACAGATCATCGACGACATCGTGGCCGGCGTGGAAGGGGCCACCGGCAGCGGCGATGCCGACTACTCGGTCGAATCGGACCGCGGCGAGGCGATCGCCCACACCATCGAGCTTGCGCAGCCGGGCGATGTAGTGCTGATCGCCGGCAAGGGGCACGAGAACTATCAGGAAATCAACGGCGTCAGGCATCCCTTCGACGATGTCGAAGCGGCGCGCGCCGTACTGGCAAGGAAAGAAAGATGA
- a CDS encoding peptidoglycan D,D-transpeptidase FtsI family protein, which translates to MQTAIPGRSRQRYAQQLKLERWRVWLIVGGLMLLFAILLARAFYLQVLNEGFLQQQGEARYARTLKLEANRGMITDRNGEPLAISTPVQSIWASPRSIKLLPPGQKRPAGWEPSSEKEPVPVSREELARLAKAVDLPLKVVQSRLATSRKGSDGRAVQPDFVWLRRHMAPQDARKVLELNLPGVYAQTEYRRYYPAGEVTAHIIGFTNIDGRGQEGFELTRQDMLAGKAGSRTVIRDRRGYIVEDISTIVPPKDGETLTLSIDRRIQYLAYRELKAAVEANKALGGGIVVLDARTGEVLALANVPSYNPNSRTRIDPARRRNRAVTDLYEPGSTMKPITVAAALESGKFTPSTVIDTGAGAISMAGFTIKDTHAYGPLSVEGVLVKSSNVGTTRIALSLEREYLWRYYNAIGFGQPPRTGFPGEASGRLRAWKTWRPVEQATMSYGYGLSVSLMQMARAYQVFATDGQIRPVTFTRQVAPLPGRRVFTPEVAATVRLMMEKATQPGGTGTRAQVIGYRVAGKTGTAKKVSVGGYVEKKYVGSFVGFAPVSDPRLIVAVMIDEPRGESYYGGTVAGPAFANVVAGSLRMLGVPPDAPTDNILLPGQDVPEVPEET; encoded by the coding sequence ATGCAGACCGCCATTCCGGGCCGCAGCCGCCAGCGTTATGCACAGCAGTTGAAGCTGGAGCGCTGGCGCGTCTGGCTGATCGTCGGTGGTCTGATGCTGCTGTTCGCGATCCTGCTGGCGCGCGCCTTCTATCTGCAGGTGCTCAACGAAGGCTTCCTGCAGCAGCAGGGCGAGGCGCGCTATGCCCGCACCCTCAAGCTGGAAGCCAACCGGGGCATGATCACCGACCGCAACGGCGAACCGTTGGCGATCTCGACGCCGGTGCAGTCGATCTGGGCAAGCCCACGCTCGATCAAGCTGCTGCCACCCGGGCAGAAGCGCCCGGCCGGTTGGGAGCCCAGCTCGGAGAAGGAGCCGGTGCCGGTCTCGCGCGAGGAGCTGGCGCGCCTGGCCAAGGCGGTCGACCTGCCGCTCAAGGTGGTGCAAAGCCGCCTCGCCACCAGCCGCAAGGGCAGCGATGGCAGGGCGGTGCAGCCGGATTTCGTCTGGCTGCGCCGGCACATGGCGCCGCAGGATGCGCGCAAGGTGCTGGAGCTGAACCTGCCCGGCGTCTATGCGCAGACTGAATACCGGCGCTACTACCCGGCCGGCGAGGTCACTGCGCACATCATCGGCTTCACCAATATCGACGGGCGCGGCCAGGAAGGCTTCGAGCTGACCCGGCAGGACATGCTGGCCGGCAAGGCCGGCAGCCGCACCGTGATCCGCGACCGGCGCGGTTATATCGTCGAGGACATCTCGACCATCGTGCCACCCAAGGACGGTGAGACGCTGACGCTGTCGATCGACCGGCGCATCCAGTATCTGGCCTACCGCGAACTGAAGGCGGCGGTGGAGGCCAACAAGGCGTTGGGTGGTGGCATCGTGGTGCTCGATGCGCGCACCGGCGAAGTGCTGGCGTTGGCGAACGTGCCCTCGTACAACCCCAACAGCCGCACCCGCATCGATCCGGCACGCCGGCGCAACCGCGCGGTGACCGATCTGTATGAACCCGGCTCGACGATGAAGCCCATCACCGTTGCCGCGGCCCTCGAATCGGGCAAGTTCACCCCCAGCACTGTGATCGATACCGGTGCCGGCGCGATCAGCATGGCCGGCTTCACCATCAAGGACACGCACGCCTATGGTCCGCTCAGCGTCGAAGGCGTGCTGGTCAAGTCGTCCAACGTCGGTACCACCCGCATCGCACTCTCGCTGGAGCGCGAATACCTGTGGCGCTACTACAACGCCATCGGCTTCGGCCAGCCGCCGCGTACCGGCTTCCCCGGCGAGGCTTCCGGCCGGCTGCGCGCCTGGAAGACCTGGCGTCCGGTGGAGCAGGCCACCATGTCCTACGGCTACGGCCTGTCGGTCAGCCTGATGCAGATGGCGCGTGCCTACCAGGTGTTCGCCACCGATGGCCAGATCCGCCCGGTCACCTTCACCCGGCAGGTGGCACCGTTGCCGGGCAGGCGCGTGTTCACGCCGGAGGTGGCGGCTACGGTGCGGCTGATGATGGAAAAGGCCACGCAGCCGGGCGGCACCGGCACGCGTGCCCAGGTGATCGGCTACCGCGTCGCCGGCAAGACCGGCACCGCCAAGAAAGTGTCGGTGGGCGGTTATGTGGAAAAGAAATACGTCGGCTCCTTCGTCGGCTTCGCCCCGGTCTCCGATCCGCGTCTGATCGTGGCGGTGATGATCGACGAGCCACGCGGCGAGTCCTACTACGGCGGCACCGTCGCCGGCCCGGCGTTCGCCAATGTGGTGGCCGGGAGCCTGCGCATGCTGGGCGTGCCGCCCGATGCGCCGACCGACAACATCCTGCTGCCCGGCCAGGACGTGCCGGAAGTGCCGGAGGAAACATGA
- the ftsL gene encoding cell division protein FtsL, with amino-acid sequence MIRLNLFLLGLLLLCAMSVVTSQHKARKLYSELQKEAQHTRKLDVEWGQLQLEQSTWAMHSRIEDEATRKLGMQLPGPGRTQVILPRGQTVPPPRHDGSAD; translated from the coding sequence ATGATCCGCCTCAATCTGTTTTTGCTGGGGCTGTTGCTGCTGTGCGCCATGTCGGTGGTCACCAGCCAGCACAAGGCGCGCAAGCTCTACAGCGAGCTGCAGAAGGAAGCCCAGCACACCCGCAAGCTGGATGTCGAATGGGGCCAGCTGCAGCTGGAGCAAAGCACCTGGGCCATGCACTCGCGCATCGAGGACGAAGCCACGCGCAAGCTCGGGATGCAACTGCCCGGACCGGGGCGCACCCAGGTGATCCTGCCGCGCGGGCAGACCGTGCCGCCACCGCGGCACGACGGGAGCGCGGACTGA
- the rsmH gene encoding 16S rRNA (cytosine(1402)-N(4))-methyltransferase RsmH, with protein MSFVHKTVLLHEAVAALAIHSDGCYVDGTFGRGGHSRLILSHLGPAGRLVAFDKDPAAIAEAGRITDPRFSIVHDGFAALGEALAARGVTAIDGVLLDLGVSSPQLDDGARGFSFRFDAPLDMRMDTTRGPTAAQWLAGASQQDIAEVIRDYGEERFAKQIAAAIVARRGERPIGTTRELATLVAGVVRTREPGQDPATRTFQALRIFINRELEELALILPQALALLKPGGRLAVIAFHSLEDRIVKRFMQDAARRDLPDRLPVRAAEIPPPPLRLIGKPIRAGAAELADNPRARSAILRVAERTEAAQ; from the coding sequence GTGAGCTTCGTGCACAAGACCGTGCTGTTGCACGAGGCCGTCGCGGCCCTGGCGATCCATTCCGACGGCTGTTATGTCGACGGCACCTTCGGGCGCGGCGGGCACAGTCGCCTCATCCTGTCGCATCTGGGGCCGGCCGGGCGCCTTGTCGCGTTCGACAAGGACCCCGCAGCCATCGCCGAGGCCGGCCGGATCACCGATCCGCGCTTCTCGATCGTCCACGACGGCTTCGCTGCGCTGGGCGAGGCCCTTGCCGCGCGCGGCGTGACCGCGATCGACGGTGTGCTGCTCGATCTGGGCGTGTCGTCTCCCCAGTTGGATGACGGTGCACGGGGATTCAGCTTTCGTTTCGATGCGCCGCTGGATATGCGCATGGACACCACGCGCGGCCCGACGGCGGCCCAGTGGCTCGCTGGCGCCAGCCAGCAGGATATTGCCGAGGTGATACGTGACTATGGCGAAGAGCGGTTTGCTAAACAGATTGCAGCAGCGATTGTTGCGCGTCGGGGCGAGCGCCCAATCGGTACGACAAGGGAACTTGCCACGCTCGTGGCAGGCGTCGTGCGCACCCGTGAGCCGGGGCAGGACCCGGCGACGCGTACCTTCCAGGCTCTACGGATTTTCATCAATCGCGAGCTTGAAGAACTCGCGCTGATCCTGCCGCAGGCATTGGCGCTGCTGAAGCCGGGCGGCCGGTTGGCGGTGATTGCGTTCCATTCGCTGGAGGACCGCATCGTCAAGCGCTTCATGCAGGATGCGGCGCGGCGCGACCTGCCCGACCGGCTGCCGGTCAGGGCGGCCGAGATCCCACCGCCGCCATTGCGCCTGATCGGCAAGCCGATCAGGGCGGGCGCGGCGGAGCTGGCGGACAATCCACGCGCCCGCAGCGCAATCCTCAGGGTGGCGGAACGAACGGAGGCGGCACAATGA
- the mraZ gene encoding division/cell wall cluster transcriptional repressor MraZ has translation MFSGVASLNLDSKGRLAIPAKHRELLSARCGGRLVITVEPSGCLLLYPEPDWLPVRDQLNTLTGAQMPIRRFIVGHAEEVELDGAGRVLISPRLRQIARLDKGVALVGMGNKFELWDEAKWAAQNEAVMGIDPTELAAQMQGISL, from the coding sequence ATGTTCAGCGGCGTCGCATCTCTCAACCTCGATAGCAAGGGTCGTTTGGCCATTCCGGCCAAGCACAGGGAGTTGCTGTCCGCGCGTTGCGGTGGCCGGCTGGTGATCACCGTCGAGCCGTCGGGCTGTCTGTTGCTCTATCCGGAGCCTGACTGGCTGCCGGTACGCGACCAGCTCAACACCCTGACCGGTGCGCAGATGCCGATCAGGCGCTTCATCGTCGGCCATGCCGAAGAAGTCGAGCTCGATGGCGCCGGCCGCGTACTGATCTCGCCGCGACTGCGCCAGATCGCCCGGTTGGACAAGGGCGTGGCGCTCGTGGGCATGGGCAACAAGTTCGAGCTGTGGGACGAAGCCAAGTGGGCGGCGCAGAACGAGGCCGTCATGGGGATCGACCCGACCGAACTGGCGGCACAGATGCAGGGCATCTCGCTGTGA
- a CDS encoding protein MIGRI, whose product MKLLRVLFYLFLGWIALRWLLQCFHPQLGQRLDHTMRIAAVVLVLVASVTLLGQWLA is encoded by the coding sequence ATGAAACTGCTGCGCGTCCTGTTCTATCTGTTTTTGGGCTGGATCGCATTGCGCTGGCTGCTGCAGTGTTTCCATCCACAACTGGGCCAACGGCTGGACCATACGATGCGGATTGCTGCGGTGGTGCTGGTGCTGGTCGCCTCCGTGACACTGCTGGGACAATGGTTGGCATGA
- a CDS encoding CobW family GTP-binding protein: MSSALSPIPVNLVTGFLGVGKTTALTGLLARKPADQYWAVVVNEFGEVGIDGATLSAVGGELEVAEVPGGCICCTTSPMLRTALTRLVRARRPDRILIEPSGLGHPAGIVDLLREPLMAASFEPRAVVTLLDPRHVDDPRYTSHDTWRDQLELADVLVINKTDLADTGQIDRAGAMAGAMFPEKLAVVQTRGGVFDAALLDLRMDLQRWSAPVVRPPAHGLAPVRRRPTGAPATDGGLPEARRRTQSSLDSHSCGWVFAATQMFGSQRLAELFEVFNDPQQLGLAGLVRAKGVFQTERDWYRFDWVDGMPAAAVSAYRRDNRFEVIVQSATPPDWAALEAMLLDARLG; encoded by the coding sequence ATGAGTTCTGCGCTTTCGCCCATTCCCGTCAATCTCGTCACCGGATTTCTCGGCGTGGGCAAGACCACGGCCCTGACCGGGTTGCTGGCGCGCAAGCCGGCCGACCAGTACTGGGCTGTGGTGGTCAATGAATTCGGCGAGGTCGGCATCGATGGCGCGACGTTGTCCGCGGTAGGGGGCGAGTTGGAGGTGGCCGAAGTGCCGGGCGGCTGCATCTGCTGCACCACCAGCCCGATGCTGCGCACAGCGCTGACGCGGCTGGTCCGCGCGCGCCGGCCCGATCGCATCCTGATCGAGCCCTCGGGCCTGGGGCATCCGGCCGGCATCGTCGATCTGCTGCGCGAGCCCCTGATGGCGGCAAGCTTCGAGCCGCGTGCCGTGGTCACCCTGCTTGACCCGCGCCATGTGGATGATCCGCGCTACACCAGTCACGACACCTGGCGCGATCAGCTCGAGCTTGCGGATGTGCTGGTGATCAACAAGACCGACCTTGCCGACACCGGGCAGATCGATCGCGCAGGCGCCATGGCGGGCGCCATGTTTCCCGAGAAGCTGGCTGTGGTGCAAACACGCGGCGGTGTATTCGACGCCGCGCTGCTTGATCTGCGGATGGATCTGCAGCGCTGGTCGGCGCCGGTGGTGCGTCCGCCCGCGCATGGACTGGCGCCGGTACGACGCCGGCCGACCGGCGCGCCTGCCACAGACGGCGGGCTGCCCGAGGCACGACGCCGTACGCAGAGCAGCCTTGACTCACACAGCTGTGGCTGGGTGTTCGCTGCGACGCAGATGTTCGGCTCGCAGCGGTTGGCTGAATTGTTCGAGGTGTTCAACGACCCGCAACAACTGGGCCTCGCCGGGCTGGTCAGGGCCAAGGGCGTGTTCCAGACCGAACGCGACTGGTATCGGTTCGACTGGGTCGACGGCATGCCGGCCGCCGCGGTCTCGGCGTACCGGCGCGACAACCGTTTCGAAGTGATCGTGCAAAGCGCAACGCCGCCCGATTGGGCGGCGTTGGAGGCGATGCTGCTTGATGCGCGGCTGGGCTAG